Proteins encoded in a region of the bacterium genome:
- a CDS encoding glycoside hydrolase family 92 protein, with translation MIRYSYLLLGVTCAALVALGCSRLERKENVDYIDPFICTLGDHGHLFPGAVVPFGMVKLGPDTYPSSLTGSGHWAHSGYNYADTLIRGFSHIRKESSGGTQVYDRGWIASVLPAVDRPEIDRSKTAVAIDKRSEKATAGLYQVTLADEDIEIALTASTHCGFHRYHFPESEDAHVLFDPGSSAFVRRSRITVAGDNAFSGTLWTHPSAIHFWACFNKPFLSFATWDTVLHSGLRQCEAGRAGALFDFHTSADEPLLLKIGFSVISEEQARLNLQSEIPHWNFSATAQAARERWSKILDRVEIDGDEEYKKIFYTALYHSCQQPSNITDVNGKYLGFDQQVHQAEGFLFHDNYAFWDDYRTKFPLMSLVDPATFKNVVHSIQHLYRHCADYWSYSNPKHEPHVGGFSVSGKNGFRPFLTCRHEHMLTVVLDAYEKGIVREEIESTYQGMRSETMTQMPEEYDRIGYIPARPDQTFEYAYDSWCVAQMAAKAGRTQEYDYFMRRAGYYRNTWDSRIGFLRARAADGSWLDFPDDPAVNREKYMYEGSPWQWRWFVPHDVPGMIEMMGGRERFVRDLDYFFSNHLYQAGNQPDIHAPFLFNMAGAPWLTQKWVRTLLTQPMTHRYGTHEFYPTPIFDRIYKATPDGYLLEMDDDYGCMAAWYVLSAMGLFPVCPGSPVYQLTAPVFDRVSIRLDEKIYPGRQFTIRANKLSAENIYIQSATLNGRAYTQSSITHKAIVQGGELIFEMGPQPNKGWGL, from the coding sequence ATGATACGATACTCATATCTGTTGCTGGGGGTGACGTGCGCAGCGTTGGTTGCGCTTGGGTGCAGCCGGCTGGAGCGGAAGGAGAATGTCGACTATATCGATCCCTTTATCTGCACGCTGGGCGACCACGGCCACCTGTTCCCCGGAGCGGTCGTCCCGTTCGGCATGGTCAAATTAGGGCCTGACACCTATCCCAGCAGTCTGACCGGCAGCGGCCATTGGGCCCATTCTGGGTATAATTACGCCGACACGCTGATTCGGGGCTTTAGCCATATTCGTAAGGAGAGCAGCGGCGGCACTCAGGTGTATGACCGGGGATGGATCGCCTCTGTTCTGCCCGCGGTGGATCGGCCGGAGATCGATCGCAGTAAAACGGCCGTTGCCATCGACAAACGCAGCGAAAAAGCGACAGCCGGGCTTTACCAGGTTACTTTGGCTGACGAGGACATAGAGATCGCCTTGACCGCCTCGACGCACTGCGGTTTTCATCGTTATCATTTCCCCGAGAGCGAGGACGCGCATGTTTTATTCGATCCGGGGAGCAGTGCGTTTGTCCGGCGCTCACGCATTACGGTGGCCGGCGATAATGCCTTTTCTGGAACCCTCTGGACACATCCCAGCGCCATCCATTTCTGGGCCTGTTTCAACAAGCCTTTTCTTTCCTTCGCTACCTGGGACACGGTCCTGCATTCGGGGCTACGGCAATGCGAGGCGGGGCGTGCCGGCGCGCTATTCGATTTTCACACCTCTGCCGATGAGCCCCTTTTGCTCAAGATAGGATTTTCCGTGATCAGCGAGGAGCAGGCGCGGCTCAATCTGCAGAGCGAAATTCCTCATTGGAATTTCAGCGCCACAGCCCAGGCAGCCAGGGAGCGCTGGAGCAAGATCCTTGATAGAGTCGAGATCGACGGGGATGAAGAATATAAAAAGATCTTTTATACCGCGTTGTATCACTCTTGCCAGCAGCCCTCCAACATCACCGATGTGAACGGCAAATATCTGGGATTCGATCAGCAGGTGCACCAGGCAGAGGGATTCCTCTTTCATGACAATTACGCCTTTTGGGACGATTACCGCACCAAGTTTCCGCTGATGAGTCTGGTGGATCCGGCTACGTTTAAAAACGTGGTTCACTCGATTCAGCATCTCTACCGGCACTGTGCGGATTACTGGAGCTACAGCAATCCCAAACACGAGCCCCACGTGGGAGGTTTTTCCGTGAGCGGTAAAAACGGATTCAGGCCTTTTCTCACCTGCCGGCATGAACACATGCTCACTGTAGTGCTCGATGCCTATGAAAAAGGAATTGTTCGCGAGGAAATAGAGAGCACGTATCAGGGCATGCGCAGCGAAACGATGACTCAGATGCCGGAAGAGTACGACCGGATCGGCTATATTCCGGCGCGGCCTGATCAGACCTTCGAATATGCATACGACAGCTGGTGTGTGGCGCAGATGGCGGCCAAAGCCGGTCGTACGCAGGAGTACGATTACTTTATGCGCCGTGCCGGTTACTACCGCAACACCTGGGATTCCCGCATCGGCTTTCTACGTGCGCGCGCTGCAGACGGATCGTGGCTCGATTTTCCCGATGATCCCGCGGTCAACCGGGAGAAATATATGTACGAAGGATCTCCCTGGCAGTGGCGATGGTTCGTGCCCCATGATGTGCCGGGCATGATCGAAATGATGGGGGGGAGAGAGCGGTTCGTCCGCGATCTGGACTATTTTTTCAGCAACCATCTTTATCAGGCCGGCAACCAGCCCGACATCCATGCCCCCTTTTTATTCAATATGGCCGGCGCCCCCTGGCTGACGCAAAAATGGGTCCGTACTCTGCTCACGCAACCCATGACCCATCGCTATGGGACGCACGAGTTTTACCCGACGCCGATTTTCGACCGCATCTACAAGGCCACGCCCGATGGCTATCTGCTCGAAATGGATGACGATTACGGCTGTATGGCCGCCTGGTATGTCCTCAGCGCCATGGGGCTTTTTCCCGTTTGTCCGGGCTCACCGGTCTATCAGCTGACCGCGCCGGTCTTTGACCGCGTATCGATCCGCTTGGACGAAAAAATTTATCCCGGTCGGCAGTTCACCATTCGTGCCAACAAGTTGAGCGCGGAGAACATTTATATTCAATCAGCAACGTTAAACGGCCGCGCCTATACCCAGTCATCGATCACCCACAAGGCGATCGTCCAGGGCGGCGAGCTGATTTTTGAAATGGGACCCCAGCCGAACAAAGGGTGGGGTCTGTAA